Proteins from one Meriones unguiculatus strain TT.TT164.6M chromosome 10, Bangor_MerUng_6.1, whole genome shotgun sequence genomic window:
- the C10H16orf95 gene encoding uncharacterized protein C16orf95 homolog: protein MPRLLQVLSDFSLALFSGDRERDRGRAASLAHRPIHRKWKGSLQTFGKEVCVTGHTVYPGLRTVLPECMCCQCYARFGGHLPVPRADALLPYWVPLSLRPRKQVSKMMRCYVPRAIKSCRCPCHCFGGRLPMPRDRAVMPYWVPQGLRSQKKMVKRLENLRDTPDCPLDSRRWHGCWQVCGDQRLLLKWQRLQSLHQDELSGSQEDEAHAGRLGLLPLSFNLLTLLQAVLRAIMAIRHLFWD, encoded by the exons GTCCTGTCTGACTTCTCTCTCGCTCTTTTTTCAGGGGATCGGGAGAGGGACCGGGGCCGGGCTGCCTCACTCGCGCACAGGCCCATCCACAGGAAATG GAAGGGTTCACTTCAGACCTTTGGAAAGGAGGTGTGCGTCACAGGTCACACG GTGTACCCCGGCCTCCGCACCGTCCTCCCAGAGTGCATGTGTTGCCAGTGCTATGCCAGGTTTGGGGGCCACCTGCCTGTGCCCAGGGCTGATGCACTGCTGCCCTACTGGGTCCCTCTGTCCCTGAGACCACGAAAGCAG GTCTCAAAGATGATGCGGTGTTATGTCCCCAGAGCCATAAAGTCATGTCGCTGCCCCTGCCACTGCTTTGGGGGCCGCCTTCCGATGCCCAGGGATAGGGCTGTTATGCCCTACTGGGTGCCCCAGGGGTTGAGGTCACAGAAGAAG ATGGTGAAGAGGCTGGAGAATCTTCGAGACACTCCAG ATTGCCCCCTGGACTCAAGAAGATGGCACGGCTGTTGGCAGGTCTGTGGGGACCAGCGTCTCCTCCTCAAGTGGCAGCGGCTCCAGAGCCTTCATCAAGATGAGCTGTCAGGTTCCCAGGAGGACGAGGCACATGCTGGCCGCCTAGGCCTCCTGCCCCTCAGCTTCAACCTCCTGACCCTGCTGCAGGCTGTCCTGAGGGCCATCATGGCCATTCG CCACTTGTTCTGGGACTGA